One Aegilops tauschii subsp. strangulata cultivar AL8/78 chromosome 2, Aet v6.0, whole genome shotgun sequence genomic window, TACAATTCTTTAGAGATTTATGCATGTATTCCGCAACAACgtgcggggtatcatctagttaCTTGAATAACCTTGTTCCAAGAATGAAAAATTAAACAAAAGCATATGTATTAATTATCATTTTTATAATAACTCAAACAAGCAGTAATGTACACCAAAATGATCAGTATCATAATCACTTTCTTTTGCAGTGGCAGTATTATAGTCACTAATAACTGGAGAGTAGATCGACAAATGTGCATTATAACTCACTCTGGAGTATCAATCCCACATGAGCTTGCAAAGCATGAAATACGCAGACACTAAGAAAACCAGAATGTAAATCTGCTACATAGATCATACTGGTTGCCACAATCCAGACACTCAAAGATACAATACTAAATACTAATTAACCATCAGTCTTGCTTAAGCTTCACAACTGCAAAGAGAACATACTAAACTGACCGTGATTACATATTacttttttccttgtttcaacTGCCACACTGTAAACTAAACATACCAACATTGACCATGGTAACTACTTAAACAGTCCACCTTGAAAGCAAAATACTTTGAGCGTCATCTATGCAACAAGCCAAGAGCAGCAAGTCCTTGTTACAGGATGACAGTGGGTCCTCGTGGCGATGGCAGTCTGCCCATAGCACGATCTGAAAATATACAATTGATTAAGCTTATATTCCGAATAATTAGGTATGAAATCTAAAACAATAAAATTATTCAGATTTACttcctccatcccataatataagagcctTTTTTACACTGGTGTattatattatgagacggagaAAGTATATCTAAGCCAATTTCAAGAATTGTCGACAAAATTTGAATGAGACAGGTTCTCCAAGGAGAGGCTGAAACAAACAAACAACCTGAAGATTACATATGGTCAAGGAGATGCATACAAGATTACAGCCTTGCGCAACCTGCCTATTAGCAGGACTGCAAGAGCAGCTCGGAGCATATGACATTGCAAATGTTCACACATCATAATTCTCAAACGTGCATCAATATGTACCTGGAGTGCAGAAGCTCATGTAGGGAACAACGATGACGTCGTAGTTTCTTGACCTGCAGGTGTATACTTTACGGACATGGCCTGACTTGAGATCCATGGAGAACACCGTGTTGCCTGTCCTCACGAAAATGAATCCGTGACCATCCGCGAAGCCAACGACCTCAGGTGGCGTCGAGAGGCCACGAGTACGGAGCATCGTCTTGTGCTGGATAACTCTGCGCTGCACCCATTCCACATATCCGTCGGCGCCGTCCTTCATCGACCACAGGTAGAGCGTGCCATTCTGCACGCCGGCGAACCCCAGCTTGCCATCATCCGCTTTCACGAGGACAGTGCAAGAGTAGTACTCATGCTGGGACGGCGGCCAGATCACCGAGAGTTCCTGCGTGACGATGTTGTACCCCAACATTTTGAAACTGAGGTACGGGTCGCAGGTGAAGTAGAGCGTGTTCCCCACAAGGACGCTCGGTCGCCCGTCAACAAACGCCGGCTGCTCGATCTCAATTCGCTGGCTCCAGGCACCGGCCTCCGACGAGTAGGTGCAGGCGAACGTGATGCCGCGTTCGCCGCATCCCACGAAGGCGACACGGAAGGGTCCGCCATGACAGTCGAGGTGGTCGCAGCCGACCGCGGCGCAGAGCACGGCCGCGTTGAAGCCGAGCGCGTAGGACGGCACGCGGGGGATCTTGCACTCTTCACCCGTGACGGGGTCCCAGACGACGAGGCGCTGGCCCTGAGCGGTGTGGAGGAGCACGCGGCCGTGGCGGGCGTCCAGCACATTCAGGCCGGGGCGGTCGGAGGCAGCGGGGCGGAAGGAGGAGGTGGGGACGAGCTGGGCCATGCCTTGGTAGTGCTGTTTCAGGTTGAGGACGAAGCCGAGCATGGGAGGTGTTCGATGGAATGCGCGGTAGCGGCGGAGGTACGCCGGGTCGGTGAGGAGGCGGCGCCAGCGCCAGCAGACAAGGGAGGCGCGCACAAGGCGCGGGGGGTCGTCTggagggaggcggaggaggaTCTCCGGGGCCATGTCGGCGATTGTCcgaggcgccggtgccggtgctGGCACGAGGCGAGGCCGTTTCGGCACGGGCGTGTCCATGGGTGGTTGCTTGCTTCGTTTGGTGCGCTAGGGTTAGGTTTTAAGCAGGCTAGTGGCTAAGAGAACGGCGACCGGAATGGGAGGGTCACGCACGCGGCTTGCGGAGGGCGACGGTGGCGGCGTGGGAGGGGAAGTTGGCTCGAGAAGTGCGCGGGCCGGGCGGGGGGAATGAGTTGGCGCGTGATTTTAACACCGTTTGGCGGGCAGCAAATTCAAGCATTGCCGCCAACCAGAATATTGTGCAATCTGCCGCTTGGCGCCTACCGCGGATCAGGGCACACCAGTACATCGGTCCTGTGATATCAATCCTGATCCGTCTTCCAAGCCTTCACATATGGGTCCTCTTCCAAGCTATCACATTTTTTTCGAGAAACTTTCAATCTATTAGTCTTTGGCAGCGCAAAGAACAACAACGGGCAATAAAAAATATAATTATGTCCGTGGATCACCTAGCGACGATTACAATCACTAGAGTGAGCCGAAGGGGCGCTGCCGTCATCGCCTCTCCCTCACCAGAGCCGggaaaaccttgttgtagtagacagtcgggaaatCGTCGTACTAAGATCcaataggaccagcgcaccagggCAGCAACCATCACTGATGAAGAAAGTCGTAGATCAGAAGGATCAAGCTATCACATTAAGCATTAAGGGGCAGTTCTTTTTTACTCAATTATGAAGAATCATGGTATGGAAAACAAAATTGTCAAAAAACTTTTTTCTTTTCAGGAAGTGTCTAGAATCATCCAAAAATGCAGTGCATTTCAGAATTGTCAAAACTTGGCAATTCTGGCGATTCCTGCGAGCCCCTTATAAAAAAGATTCATTTTTATGACTACCCCTATTGAACATCATAATTACGACCAAAATGGCACTCGGGGCAGAGCGAACGAGGCCCAAAACGAGCCTATCCAGCAAGAAGGCTCAGGTCCGCCCCTACTCTCGTTCGTCCTTAGCCACAAGCACTCGAACCGAGCTAGGGTTCGCGCCGCCAGCTGCCAAGCCTGACCCGACGCCGTCATATCTGTCGACGGCAGGTCCCCTATGACGCTGCCCTGTCCCGTCCGGCGCCATCCCTGTCACCTGCGCCCGGCCTTCCcgtcttctccacaaccatctcAGTCACATCCGCCGCCATTCCTGTCACCTCCACGCTCGGCCTTCCCGTCTCCTCCACAACCAGACCCGTCACCTCCGCGGCCGTCGCCCCTCTGCGTCCTCCCTGTAGGAGGCGTCGTTTGCGCCTGCccttgtcggatttcgggttccggcaaaaccctcgaggttcgaactctggggtgcacacgaagacctctcctccccctagctcacgctctcaccaCAATCTCAAAGCTCATCGCGTCAAACTCGCAGAACAAGGGACACATGGTTTATACTgattcgggccaccgatgtggtgtaataccctactccagtgtggtgtggtggattgcctcttgggttgaggatgaacaagtacaagggaagaacaaccacctgaggagaggtgttcttgagctcagtgagcttgtgtgtgttagggtggaatggatctgatcccaggtcagttgcctcctactgtggtggctagtcctatttatagaggccctggtcctctttccaaatgtaggcgggaagggatccaacaacggccaaatttgaagggagacaactagtacaagttatcctgactaaaggtggtcttcgtgtgccaaaggctctggtggtgatgccgtcctgggctccacggtgacctccgtcctgccgtcctgctggccttggtcttgttgcaccgatatggtaacctttgcctgatgcctcgggactcctcgcatgcgcttgcctctttaacaccaaagaggaaacgagtacactgcgcgcgctggcgcctgcctggccttggtcgtcatggcttgcgtcacaaggacttcgcgaggtgcccctcgccttgatctctccgcccctcgctagccagcctggtgaggccgcccccgaggaggtcttgcgtcgtccgcctcgggaggcttggcccctcgcgagggtcttgagtgttcgcTGATGAAGATAGgccatacagggccgctggtggagccacgccgtggaccgcaggcaggcaagtctggggacccccgttcccaggacgccgacagtagcccccgggcccaagccgcgctcggacttggcttcgaggcgaagccaaggggaaAGTGCGGAGAGCCGCgtgccccaacagcctgcggcctcggttgacgcgtggcgattgatgggacgtgggcgtctccgcttccccacgctgcctcggcaactgcccgacttgacgagtccctgatacatgcagagaaaaccatcattacctgtgatcgtgggggtcgccggttggccttctcctgctataatgaggaggggcggagcccccatcgcccatctcttcATGTTCTGCTTGCTTCTCCTCCCTTGCTTCATCGCTCGCAGCGACTCCCATGGCGCCGATTCGGAGATTCTCAGCCGCAGAAAAGGGAAAAGCCCCCCGTGACGAGCcggggccgcttccgccgaagaagaggctggcccGCCACCGCGATGTAGTCGTGAGGCCGGAGGTGTCGAgaccttggtgcgagcggcctccccCCAGGTATCCGCTGCCCTTGTATGCCCAGGCCGAGggctccggaggcagaggcagtGACCAGCGCCCTCCACGTCGCGGACGTGGTCGCCACACCGTGGTGGCGCGCGCCATCGCCCGAGGAACCCATGCCGAGGGCTCCTCGCACGAACTCGTGATGTGGgcggtgaaagtgcaactatccctgggtggttttggtaattcctaacaacatatagctcattgagctaatgctatcaagataaatatttcaggaaagctcaatgattggcatggcatggattagaaatgtggacccctcaaaatgctaaggacaaaagattggctcaatctctaaagctcaagactctactttttacttttagtgatccaagatcacattgagtccataggaaaagccaatactattaaaaggggatgaggtgttgcttaatgggttacttgctcaaaatgcttagtgatatgctccaaaaaccctcaaccattttctcatatccacatatgtcccaaaccaaaagtcaaactcggccccaccgaaactttctatccggcgccaccgagttcagttgacataggcactgccacaaaaccctagtcacttcggtcttaccgatagggatctcggtctcaccgagatgggattgcaaactctctgtttcccttcgtaacgtttcggtccaaccgataTGAGCGGTCGGTCCCAcagagttcgcaatgcaaactctctatttccctttcgtaacgtttcggtctcaccgagatgagcgaatcggccccaccgagtttgcctaacCAACTCACTGTTAGCttgttaccaaaatcggtcccaccgagtttgtgtaatcggtctcaccgagattacgttatgctctaaccctaatgaaatcggtctcaccgagttgacatgtcggtcccaccgaaaatcctaacgttcacattttgaactaagtcggtctgaccgagtttcattattcggtcccaccgagtttggtgatttgtgtgtaatagttagattttgtgtggaggctataaatacccctccacccactcttcacttgtagagagagccatcagaacatgcctacacttccatcatacattttctgagagagaaccacctactcatgtgttgaggtcaagatatcccattccaaccatatgaatcttgatctctcgcctcctccaagttgctttccactcaaatcttctttccaccaaatccaaatctgtgagagagagttgagtgttggggagactatcatttgaagcacaagaggaaggagttcatcatcaacacaccatctattacctttggagagtggtgtctcctagattggttaggtgtcacttgggagcctccgtcaagattgtggagttgaaccaaggattttgtacgggcaaggagatcgcctacttcgtgaagatctaccctagtgaggcaagtccttcgtgggcgatggccatggtgggatagacaaggttgcttcttcgtggacccttcgtgggtggagccctccgtggactcgcacaaccgttacccttcgtgggttgaagtctccatcaacgtggatgtacgatagcaccacctatcggaaccacgccaaaaacctctgtgtctacattgtgtttgctccctccaaactcctccctttaccttcatatgcaatgttttacattccgctgcaatactcttagacttgcatgtgtaggttgtttacttgactaatgctaagttgctaaaatctgccaaaacttaaaattgggaaaaggctagatttttatttggtcaagtagtctaatcacccccctctagacatactttcgatcctacaggcggcgatgcctccgcgcacttggattcgcttcccgcagttcttcttcgccgagatgccgccgaggggtcccttcgagctttggctgcagcacgccgagtgCGACGCCCCAGCAACGGGGGCGGAGGTTGAGGTCGTCTCCCCggacaagatcttcatgacccgcggctggggtgaggtcgcccgAGTTTGTCGTATGGAgggcgccctcgccatccacttcgagtacgacggtgcctccacgatgttcttcaaggtcttcgacgtggaaggccgccgcttggagtgctgccctgggGAGGGTCGTCGGGACGGCGCTGCGGCAGGAGCCAGGCCTGCCGTTGGCCTCGCCGGCGGTTCCTCCGGCAGCAGCAGtggcgcttgggagtccagcgactctcctgagccctacgagactccggagacgagcgacgacagctacgtgcccccgagctctcgtcgTGCCCGGAGCATGGCCGCAGCgccccgccgctgccgtcgctgatctggatggtgTTGGCGccagcctcccgtggcccactgttgatgatggcgtcggtggcactggcgcgtgtagatagggctcctagaaacctccttcttttgttccctgcgaggaatcgagacgGACCCCGtggggggcgtgtaaagggtctgtaatgccTTTTGTTGATATTATTCCTATTATGAAGATTTACGAACGCATGTCCCGCttcggctcggtctcccctttccagcctcgcggtagcttggtgctctacgccgacaggtcccggtcccaggcaggctgcagccgtcgctggtatgccaggtcgtgatgccgtggtcaaggccaggaggtgagcggaccgaggtccagtaagagctcctgtggcacgatgctcaagaggtcccctttagcgcgcaaGCAGCTACCTAGAGGtaggaaagggaggcgacgtcGCCGCAACAAGGCTGTAACAGGTGGGAGTCCTATGTCGTAGTGCTCGGCCGACCCGGGTGCGAAACTTATCTTGGTAGTCCTGAGTCGATTCCTTGTGCAGTGCCAGGCTCATGCGTCGACGGCCATAGTGcagctaggttaggcccgtgcgGGCCTCCCCCTCTTTTCCACGCTCTTCTGTGTGCTCTATGTCctcgggtcccggccctcgagcgagctcagccgtcgctggtatgccaggtcgcgattccgtggtcaaggccagggggtgagggctggagagccagcaagagctcctgagtcgcgatgctcaggagtccccccttcaacgcgcaagcgaattgcatgggaAAAGGAGGAGCCCGCAGTGCCGCCCGCTGTCGCCCTCGGGAGGTTCCTGCAGTGTTAGCGCAAGGAGGGATACAACTGCAACCAGGCTTGCCGGTTTCCCACTGGTCattccgcaagaagatgaaggcactgagggcctggcgaggtgacgtgcgcggggagtgccgcgagccagagctcggccgctcagatttgtcagtgttgcagggacggacccgagcacaagcgtcgtgccagcatGAGTAGCTTCCACTGCGGGATGAGCAAGGGGCCGATCGGCGGCGCGGACAGCCAcggtgggtgacaatcaagcaggtgataaccatggATAACTCATGAGAGGAAGCAAACTAGCTTAtatagatgcaagaacgatacatgccactgggacggacccgagcggcttggggatgatgcagcccgaggggcgcccctagTGGAGTAAGCTAAAtatgcaaaaggatacatgccgcaggggcaggcccatgcgacctgggaataatgcagcccgaggggcgctcccaac contains:
- the LOC109736015 gene encoding uncharacterized protein; amino-acid sequence: MDTPVPKRPRLVPAPAPAPRTIADMAPEILLRLPPDDPPRLVRASLVCWRWRRLLTDPAYLRRYRAFHRTPPMLGFVLNLKQHYQGMAQLVPTSSFRPAASDRPGLNVLDARHGRVLLHTAQGQRLVVWDPVTGEECKIPRVPSYALGFNAAVLCAAVGCDHLDCHGGPFRVAFVGCGERGITFACTYSSEAGAWSQRIEIEQPAFVDGRPSVLVGNTLYFTCDPYLSFKMLGYNIVTQELSVIWPPSQHEYYSCTVLVKADDGKLGFAGVQNGTLYLWSMKDGADGYVEWVQRRVIQHKTMLRTRGLSTPPEVVGFADGHGFIFVRTGNTVFSMDLKSGHVRKVYTCRSRNYDVIVVPYMSFCTPDRAMGRLPSPRGPTVIL